In a genomic window of Gadus macrocephalus chromosome 9, ASM3116895v1:
- the spg11 gene encoding spatacsin isoform X1: protein MSQQSSGLEVLLVPGHPLLGRVRSGDRVALLSGGALLGRLDSRGGLTVGDLADRGEVLGGSATLEGSFSDFAWEEVTPEGGEGGGGGGGPSRLLAVTGSQDVCLVTVVTGAADGVGLVCVSECPAGRLLKMAEDSGFSVSRLQSVRLLSFQDSCSVLLLNSSLLLTLHWRQEVQGEEEARDPEESQDLEESQELEKEEEEVQMVSSCSLLVQGEQEEVSSSCLSAGVLFLLCRSGLICGYDITAGSLLATVDLPSYLSSLREEEPSPSPSSSASSSHSYPASFSQLRVSADLSTAVALSPTHTAVAVDLNHYFRPDPTGCPPRTRPDHLLGAEAPGCLMTPEGTSRARDAGSLNTDRSWGARLTRLYSTAQGPAPSQGPAPWFSGLPEVASRMALSQARLSFSRVPPGGATALFSVPASSIASLLSVSQFSALVTFVSPDDGQSSVALWDLESQAVSYHRCESASTAVKWKGPQHTALLIKRSPGSGGGLSQVMFDVDQQRLLSRLMVFGKAATVDALCHLNTWGRCSIPMHALQAGLKNRQLDTVDLFLKSKEELLSPSELPPDPRGALLSRVQEVCPALDLLCCTIRDGHAELQSRAFSEQLLRTTLTFLQTQLRTACCSTHQLDAELQSCVSILNRYVFQLWTLMRSFPWASSQSEPAAPNHLTADSQSDPAAPSHLTADSQSETEQHQRWEHLSTEEAVRRAVLCGRLPCLQAFLRSQNRPEQTLPELRRVGLQHAFCCLAQRQLPHATTLFRNMGFHVNEVLHSVCLYTDQKELRDFVVEELTRKQCFSHEETQRVQFFREVEKLGATARLTHPPQNSLRVLELARSDPQQDPTLLGLDPDPDRVPGGAGLWSRLRLDWIRHWTPNALSSVRLSRLQDEAVVSCDAQTLWSHLTALNNQQRLSRWIQSSEDRDAPCWPAITPQLVRAHTACCDHTREQLLNLLARKGIFAEGEELDLLMCRLVQVGGVMCDTAPSPRYHLPIGPELHTHFITHCLNNNLQYLLYTYLQHHRLTQRTLRVGVPGRGNLEQDPPWFHMMLRVQEVAQDLSDPERLFQASLTSAQVLVPGGQASLSSLLLEGHGVVALASLMFPPGGVDGVVAPGPGPPAHSLDHQLLRMALGPYPKLRSALFPPGGPRAGLGPPDVSIYQLLQSLHPLHQSRLFGWQTANPLLSTGSSEPPHFSSPLLVSRWALVERMDFLYFLRHSRPSYAYASFLLHELAGSADMTPPVQQALRQASRLALLSCSQPSVAAACLGFLQLLGAPSLGLRVDLRALRLLQAHRGHRGQGPRLDLLGEAKPGAAQELIGYLEEAVTDSLEQRGIPRSSMEAGQEWAVPVQFCQLHSLALSSVYPAHCAADGQWLHFLLFVQLHSFPPNQVRTLASQFGPALQGHLSLAFEELRLQGPGWPAPGPQRELLQVALQSQLDRSPWRRLLGEALERRCPLLAVLAACAQVRGLGLAPPSTTYWEGAEPLQCLCVWVLTSVDDVTAAEATAHLQDAAQHHDWTLHDLSIIWKNTLSGGRVKPLLLGFTLFQKESPLVLLLEMFELCAEFRNYDAARDKLLLFQHSLLSLRSSGAEGWVPQEWVESQASVLLMVLFQRSSDHFHLQRLVQLLHHSEHSLQAHGVDLGVLARLSAVLQGSPVRLPLALLSRCSPQVLQEEYQCLLEELVAAGLLSRAQRVAQLAGIPADALLINQLQQDVQSQRSKRRWGQEEVRVLFWRRCHQQLQGHAPDPQIAAHFFQEQAGARPLCAQERCLLLGMAGHWLSLVEPTPLERLEALEKESWISRLQEERQEEQQQQEQEEEEQKEEKEEEQEEQKEEKEEEDAVLNPGGDTTSYDSLMEEFSFSRIAALNHDSYLSLAGLPGPDSPPPPPEGADPPMGPARRRLLGRLIGQLLDEGRVHEASRACRYFSVHLPDVWLALRCRELATGGASNPQPQEGTSDPGTSVPSSPSSGSPSSFVMLPPPDDPVLTQLQALLDQCHHGNNYCRQILSLYQLSKDLRCSFEELSQEEPQTLLDKLLRCGHPERYRRAEAFVRAQGLAPEATARFLANAALHGLQAEPPEPPLADRQVLRLCGDSSLLGRHLLDKIPTLRVSQVACSVELLVLAHDCFSLSCDMEGIVRVLHAARHLSHAHLAPGQHFNLLVRLLTGIGRYDDMTYVFDLLHQNHRFEILLRKKLDIHTSSSLKAALLDYIKRCLPGDSEKHNMVALHFSMRREIGENHEMAARTQLKIIHSQPWAVTPELSSSLTKVLGLLKDAAESYHKDECVRQASRCVRLARLVVLQLHLLSQGSDQRLINLQPAETGPAMLALPRCYQVCVLAEAYEQGVDWAELVYQKVVVGGDFVYLEQLKTFCPLGGALMEEVSTRMCVKEAVGGSSSQNLKRLLAQCEDVVTRYRLAYKHKLTDLAQSLLTDARTSSYLSDHLAV from the exons ATGTCGCAGCAGAGCAGCGgcctggaggtgctgctggtCCCGGGACACCCGCTGCTGGGCCGGGTCAGGTCCGGGGACAGGGTGGCCCTTCTGTCCGGCGGCGCCCTGCTGGGCCGCCTGGATTCCCGGGGCGGGCTGACCGTCGGGGACCTGGCTGACCGTGGAGAGGTCCTTGGGGGCTCCGCCACACTGGAGGGGTCCTTCTCAGA TTTTGCCTGGGAGGAGGTTAcccctgaaggaggagaaggaggcggaggaggaggtggcccaTCCAGGCTGCTCGCGGTCACAGGCAGCCAAGACGTGTGTCTGGTGACGGTTGTGACGGGGGCAGCTGATGGAGttggactggtgtgtgtgtctgagtgcccCGCCGGCCGCCTGCtgaagatggcagaggacagcggGTTCA GCGTCTCCAGGCTCCAGAGTGTGAGGCTGCTGAGCTTCCAGGACTCCTGTTCTGTCCTCCTGCTCAACTCCTCCCTGCTTCTCACCCTGCACTGGAGACAGGAGGtgcagggtgaggaggaggcccGGGACCCAGAGGAGAGCCAGGACCTGGAGGAGAgtcaggagctggagaaggaggaggaggaggtgcagatggtctcctcctgctccctccttgttcagggggagcaggaggaggtgtcctcctcctgtctgtctgcaggagtTCTGTTCCTCCTCTGCAGGAGTGGACTGATCT GTGGTTATGACATCACGGCCGGCAGTCTGCTGGCGACTGTCGACCTGCCCTCCTACCTGAGCTCGCTCAGGGAGGAagaaccctccccctccccctcctcctccgcctcttcctcccactcctACCCCGCCTCCTTCAGTCAGCTCCGTGTGTCAGCTGACCTGAGCACTGCCGTCGCTCTAAGCCCCACCCACACGGCGGTGGCAGTGGACCTGAACCACTACTTCAG ACCTGATCCAACTGGCTGCCCCCCCAGGACCCGCCCAGACCACCTGCTGGGAGCGGAGGCCCCTGGGTGCCTGATGACCCCTGAGGGAACCTCCAGGGCCCGGGACGCTGGCTCTCTCAACACCGACCG GTCTTGGGGAGCGCGTCTGACCCGGCTGTACAGCACTGCCCAGGGCCCCGCCCCTtcccagggccccgccccctggttcTCCGGTCTGCCAGAGGTGGCGTCCCGCATGGCTCTTTCCCAGGCCCGGCTGTCTTTCAGCAGAGTGCCACCGGGGGGTGCCACCGCCCTGTTCTCGGTCCCTGCTTCCTCTATTGCTTCGTTGCTTTCCGTATCCCAATTTTCTGCCCTGGTTACCTTTGTATCCCCTGACGACGGCCAGTCCAGTGTGGCATTGTGGGATTTAGAGTCCCAGGCTGTGAGCTACCACCGGTGTGAGTCAGCGTCTACGGCGGTGAAATGGAAAGGACCGCAACACACTGCGCTTTTAATCAAGA GGAGTCCGGGGTCCGGCGGTGGTCTCTCCCAGGTGATGTTTGATGTGGACCAGCAGCGATTGCTCAGCAGGCTGATGGTGTTCGGGAAGGCAGCGACGGTGGACGCCCTGTGCCACCTGAATACCTGGGGCCGTTGTTCGATCCCGATGCACGCCCTGCAG GCAGGGCTGAAGAACCGACAGCTGGACACGGTGGACCTGTTTCTGAAGAGCAAAGAGGAGCTGCTGTCCCCCAGTGAGCTCCCTCCGGACCCCCGGGGCGCCCTGCTGTCCC GTGTGCAGGAGGTGTGCCCCGCCCTGGACCTGCTGTGCTGCACCATCAGAGATGGCCACGCAGAGCTGCAGTCCAGAGCGTTCTCAGAGCAGCTGCTGAGGACCACCCTGACCTTCCTCCAGACCCAGCTGAGGACCGCCTGCTGCAGCACGCAcc AGTTGGACGCAGAGCTTCAGAGCTGCGTCTCCATCCTGAACCGATACGTCTTCCAGCTGTGGACCCTGATGAGGTCATTCCCCTGggcctccagccaatcagagccagcAGCACCTAACCACCTGACcgctgacagccaatcagatccagcCGCACCCAGCCACCTGACcgctgacagccaatcagaaacagaACAGCACCAGAGATGGGAGCATCTCTCCACCGAG gaagCGGTCCGGCGGGCCGTGctctgcggccggctgccctgCCTCCAGGCCTTCCTGCGCTCCCAGAACAGACCAGAGCAGACGCTGCCCGAGCTGCGGAGGGTGGGCCTGCAGCACGCCTTCTGCTGCCTGGCTCAGAGGCAGCTGCCCCACGCCACCACTCTCTTCAGGAACATG ggtttcCATGTCAATGAGGTGCtccacagtgtgtgtctgtacactgACCAGAAGGAGCTCCGGGACTTTGTG gtggaggagctgaccaGAAAGCAGTGTTTCTCCCATGAGGAGACCCAGAGGGTGCAGTTCTTCAGGGAGGTGGAGAAGCTGGGAGCCACTGCCAGGCTGACACATCCTCCCCAGAACTCTCTGAG GGTTCTGGAgctggcccggtcagacccgcAGCAGGACCCCACTCTGCTGGGCCTGGACCCGGACCCGGACCGTGTCCCGGGGGGAGCAGGACTGTGGAGCCGCCTCCGGCTGGACTGGATCAGACACTGGACCCCGAACGCCCTCAGCAGCGTTCGGCTGTCCCGCTTGCAGGATGAAG CGGTGGTCTCCTGCGACGCCCAGACCCTGTGGTCCCACCTGACCGCCCTCAACAACCAGCAGCGCCTGAGCCGCTGGATCCAGAGCTCAGAGGACCGcgacgccccctgctggccggccATCACACCTCAGCTGGTCAGGGCACACACGGCCTGCTGCGACCACACCAGGGAGCAGCTGCTCAATCTCCTGGCCAG GAAGGGGATCTttgcagagggggaggagcttgaTCTGCTGATGTGTCGTCTGGTCCAGGTGGGAGGGGTGATGTGTGACACCGCCCCTTCCCCCCGATACCACCTCCCGATTGGCCCAGAGCTCCACACCCACTTTATCACCCACTGTCTGAACAACAACCTGCAATACCTCCTTTACACCTACCTGCAgcatcacag GCTGACCCAGAGGACCCTCCGGGTCGGGGTCCCGGGCCGGGGGAACCTGGAACAGGACCCCCCCTGGTTCCACATGATGCTGAGGGTCCAAGAGGTCGCCCAGGACCTGTCAG ACCCAGAGCGGCTGTTCCAGGCCAGTCTGACCAGCGCCCAGGTGCTGGTCCCGGGGGGCCAGGCGTCCCTCAGCAGCCTGCTGCTGGAGGGCCACGGCGTGGTGGCGCTGGCCTCACTCATGTTCCCGCCGGGGGGCGTGGACGGGGtggtggccccggggcccggcccccccgcccacaGCCTGGACCACCAGCTGCTGAGGATGGCCTTGGGCCCTTACCCCAAGCTCCGCTCCGCCCTGTTCCCCCCCGGGGGCCCGCGGGCCGGCCTGGGGCCCCCCGACGTCTCCATCTACCAGCTGCTGCAG tctcttcatcctcttcatcagtCCCGGCTGTTTGGCTGGCAGACTGCCAACCCACTGCTGTCCACCG GGTCGTCGGAGCCCCCCCACTTCTCCAGCCCTCTGCTGGTGAGCCGCTGGGCGCTGGTGGAGCGGATGGACTTCCTCTACTTCCTGCGCCACAGCCGGCCCTCCTACGCCTACGCCAGCTTCCTGCTGCACGAACTGGCCGGCTCCGCCGACATGACACCACC tgtgcaacAGGCCCTGCGTcaggcctccaggctggccctGCTCTCCTGCAGCCAGCCCAGCGTGGCAGCAGCCTGCCTGGGCTTCCTCCAGCTTCTGGGGGCCCCAAGCCTGGGGCTCCGCGTGGACCTCCGTGCCCTGCGGCTGCTGCAGGCACACAGGGGCCACAGGGGCCAAGGGCCCCGTCTGGACCTGCTGG GTGAGGCGAAGCCAGGGGCAGCTCAAGAGCTGATTGGTTACCTGGAGGAAGCTGTGACTGACAGCCTGGAGCAGAGAGGCATCCCAAG gtCTTCCATGGAGGCTGGCCAAGAGTGGGCGGTTCCAGTCCAGTTCTGTCAGCTTCACTCATTGGCCCTCAGCTCGGTTTATCCGGCCCATTGTGCTGCCGACGGACAGTGGCTCCACTTCCTGCTGTTTGTCCAACTGCACAGTTTCCCCCCCAACCAG GTGAGGACCCTTGCCTCCCAGTTTGGCCCCGCCCTCCAGGGTCACCTGAGTCTGGCGTTCGAggagctccgcctccagggCCCTGGCTGGCCGGCTCCGGGGCCCCAGAGGGAGCTGCTGCAGGTGGCCCTCCAGAGCCAGCTGGACCGCAGCCCATGGAGACGGCTGCTGGGGGAGGCCCTGGAGAGacgctgccccctgctggccgtcCTGGCCGCCTGCGCCCAGGTCAGAGGACTGGGGTTAGCCCCTCCCAGTACCACCTACTGGGAG ggggcggagcctctgcagtgcttgtgtgtctgggtgctgaCCAGCGTTGATGATGTTACGGCGGCGGAAGCCACAGCCCACCTCCAGGACGCTGCCCAGCACCACGATTGGACCCTCCATGACCTGTCAATCATCTGGAAGAACACTCTGAGTGGAGGTCGAGTGAAGCCCCTCCTCCTGGGCTTCACACTGTTCCAGAAG gagAGTCCTCTGGTGCTGCTGTTGGAGATGTTTGAGCTGTGTGCTGAGTTCAGGAACTACGACGCGGCCAGAGACAAACTCCTGCTCTTCCAACACTCCCTCCTCTCA ttGCGGAGCAGTGGTGCTGAAGGTTGGGTTCCCCAGGAGTGGGTGGAGAGCCAGGCGTCGGTGCTCCTGATGGTGCTGTTCCAGCGGAGCTCCGACCACTTTCACCTCCAGAGACTGGTGCAGCTCCTCCATCACTCAGAGCACAGCCTGCAGGCCCACG GAGTGGACCTGGGGGTTCTGGCCCGGCTCAGCGCGGTGCTCCAGGGGAGTCCAGTCCGCCTCCCCCTGGCCCTGCTCTCCCGCTGCTCCCCCCAGGTCCTCCAGGAGGAGTACCAGTGCctcctggaggagctggtggccgCGGGGCTGCTCTCCCGGGCCCAGCGCGTCGCCCAGCTGGCCGGCATTCCGGCTGATGCCTTGCTCATCAACCAG CTGCAGCAGGACGTCCAATCACAGCGGTCGAAGCGGCGCTgggggcaggaggaggtgagggtccTCTTCTGGAGGCGATGTCACCAGCAGCTTCAGGGCCACGCCCCCGACCCCCAGATCGCCGCCCACTTCTTCCAGGAGCAGGCCGGCGCCCGGCCGCTCTGTGCCCAGGAGCGGTGCCTCCTGCTGGGCATGGCGGGGCATTGGCTCTCCCTGGTGGAGCCCACGCCCCTGGAGCGCCTGGAGGCCCTCGAGAAGGAGAGCTGGATCAGCAGGCTGCAGGAGGAGcggcaggaggagcagcagcagcaggagcaggaggaggaggagcagaaagaggagaaggaggaggagcaggaggagcagaaagaggagaaggaggaagaggacgcgGTGTTGAACCCAGGTGGAGACACCACCTCGTATGACTCCCTGATGGAGGAGTTCTCCTTCTCCAGGATCGCGGCCCTGAACCACGACTCCTACCTGAGTCTGGCTGGACTCCCGGGGCCCgattcccctccccctcccccagagggGGCGGACCCCCCGATGGGCCCCGCCCGACGCCGTCTCCTCGGCCGCCTGATTGGCCAGCTGCTGGACGAGGGGCGTGTCCACGAGGCCTCCCGGGCATGCCGGTACTTCTCCGTCCACCTGCCCGACGTCTGGCTGGCGCTGCGCTGCCGCGAGCTCGCCACCGGAGGGGCGTCGAACCCGCAACCGCAGGAAGGGACATCTGATCCTGGGACCAGCGTGCCAAGCT ctcCTTCTAGCGGTAGTCCCTCGTCCTTCGTGATGCTGCCCCCCCCCGACGACCCGGTCCTCACCCAGCTTCAGGCGCTTCTCGATCAGTGTCACCACGGCAACAACTACTGCAGGCAGATCCTGAGTCTGTACCAACTGTCCAAG gacCTGCGCTGCTCCTTCGAGGAGCTGAGCCAGGAGGAGCCGCAGACGCTGCTGGACAAGCTGCTGCGCTGCGGCCACCCGGAGCGCTACCGCCGCGCCGAGGCCTTCGTCAGGGCCCAGGGCCTCGCCCCCGAGGCCACGGCCCGCTTCCTGGCCAACGCAGCGCTGCACGGCCTGCAGGCCGAGCCCCCGGAGCCCCCGCTTG CAGATAGACAGGTTCTGAGGCTGTGTGGAGACTCCAGTCTACTTGGGCGCCACCTGCTGGACAAGATCCCCACCCTGAGAGTCAGCCAGGTGGCCTgct CGGTGGAGCTGCTTGTCCTGGCCCACGACTGCTTCAGCCTCAGCTGTGACATGGAGGGAATTGTACGGGTGCTCCACGCCGCACGCCACCTCAGCCACGCCCACCTGGCGCCCGGACAGCACTTCAACCTGCTG gtgcggcTGCTGACCGGGATCGGTCGCTATGACGACATGACCTACGTGTTCGACCTGCTTCATCAGAACCACCGCTTTGAGATCCTGCTGAGGAAGAAGCTGGACATACACacc AGCTCCAGTCTGAAGGCGGCCCTCCTGGACTACATCAAGCGCTGTCTCCCTGGCGACAGCGAGAAGCACAACATGGTGGCGCTGCACTTCAGCATGCGCCGCGAGATCGGGGAGAACCACGAGATGGCCGCGCGCACGCAGCTCAAGATCATCCACTCTCAGCCCTGGG CCGTGACCCCGGAGCTGAGCAGCTCTCTGACCAAGGTGCTTGGCCTCCTGAAGGACGCCGCCGAGAGCTACCACAAG gACGAGTGCGTGCGCCAGGCCTCCCGGTGTGTGCGTCTGGCCCGGCTGGtggtcctccagctccacctcctctctcaggGCTCGGACCAGCGGCTGATCAACCTGCAGCCCGCCGAGACGGGCCCCGCCATGCTGGCCCTGCCGCGCTGCTAccag gtgtgtgtcctGGCAGAGGCGTATGAGCAGGGCGTGGACTGGGCGGAGCTTGTGTACCAGAAGGTGGTTGTGGGCGGAGACTTCGTGTACCTGGAACAGCTGAAGACCTTCTGCCCGCTGGGCGGGGCCCTGATGGAGGAGGTCTCTACCAG gaTGTGTGTGAAGGAGGCGGttggcggcagcagcagccagaaCCTGAAGCGGCTGCTGGCCCAGTGTGAGGACGTGGTGACCCGCTACCGCCTGGCCTACAAACACAAGCTCACCGACCTGGCCCAGAGCCTGCTGACCGACGCCCGCACCAGCAGCTACCTCAGTGACCACCTGGctgtgtga